One genomic window of Cupriavidus oxalaticus includes the following:
- a CDS encoding EamA family transporter, which produces MQARDRLLALAIVCVWGVNFVVIKVGLAGVPPMLLGALRFLLVVFPAIFFVPRPRVPWRLLLAYGVTISLGQFAFLFYAMAVGMPAGLASLVLQSQAFFTLAIAALWLGEPVRWHNIAGMAVAAAGLALIGSGAAASAGGMSVAGFVLTLCAAFCWASGNIVSKKIGPVDLLGLVIWGALVPIVPFALLSLWVEGPARIVASVTHVSAMGVFAVAYLAFAATVFGYTMWGRLLTRYPASQVAPLTLLVPVVGLLSAHVLLGEDLSPAQWAGAAVVMAGLLLNVFGQRLWAGRVLLRR; this is translated from the coding sequence ATGCAAGCCAGAGACCGTCTCCTCGCCCTCGCCATCGTCTGCGTCTGGGGTGTCAACTTTGTCGTCATCAAGGTAGGGCTGGCGGGCGTGCCGCCGATGCTGCTCGGCGCGCTCCGTTTCCTGCTGGTGGTCTTCCCCGCCATCTTCTTCGTGCCGCGCCCGCGCGTGCCGTGGCGCCTGCTGCTGGCGTACGGCGTGACCATCAGCCTGGGCCAGTTCGCTTTCCTGTTCTACGCGATGGCGGTCGGCATGCCGGCCGGCCTGGCATCGCTGGTGCTCCAGTCGCAGGCGTTCTTCACGCTGGCCATCGCCGCGCTGTGGCTGGGCGAGCCGGTGCGCTGGCACAACATTGCCGGCATGGCGGTGGCCGCCGCCGGGCTGGCGCTGATCGGCTCGGGCGCTGCCGCCAGCGCCGGCGGCATGAGCGTGGCCGGCTTCGTGCTGACGCTGTGCGCGGCGTTCTGCTGGGCCAGCGGCAATATCGTCAGCAAGAAGATCGGGCCGGTCGACCTGCTGGGCCTGGTGATCTGGGGCGCGCTGGTGCCGATCGTGCCATTCGCGCTGCTGTCGCTGTGGGTGGAGGGGCCGGCGCGCATCGTGGCGAGCGTCACGCATGTGTCGGCCATGGGCGTGTTCGCCGTGGCGTACCTGGCCTTTGCCGCCACCGTGTTCGGCTACACCATGTGGGGCCGGCTGCTGACGCGCTATCCCGCCAGCCAGGTGGCGCCGCTGACGCTGCTGGTGCCGGTGGTGGGGCTGCTGTCGGCGCATGTGCTGCTGGGCGAAGACCTGTCGCCGGCGCAATGGGCGGGCGCGGCCGTGGTCATGGCGGGGCTGCTGCTCAATGTGTTCGGCCAGCGGCTGTGGGCGGGCCGGGTACTGCTGCGCCGATAG
- a CDS encoding NAD(P)/FAD-dependent oxidoreductase: MQRRHFLGAAGAAVLGSMGMHAARAAAPAKVVVVGGGYGGATAARYLREWSGNAIEVTLVEPNPAFISCPLSNLVVGGSRQLADITLSYDQLVRRHGVKLVRDTAAAIDPGKRTVRLAGGGTLPYDRLLLSPGIELMSDALPGLKRPGGDQVLHAWKAGPQTLALRRQLEAMPDGGTYAITIPLAPYRCPPGPYERACQVAHYFKQHKPRSKVLILDANPDITSKAGLFRKVWAGQYAGMVEYRPQYDTVDVDPATRTLKFEVQDDVRADVINVLPPQRAGAIAVATGLATANTKWCDVDFVTFESRAAPNIHVIGDAIQIAPLMPKSGHMANQHGKVAAAAIVALLSGRAPDPQPLYNNTCYSFTSDREAVHVASVHRYDAAQKTMLTVPGSGGLSDAPNTLEGVYALSWARSIWSEMLG; the protein is encoded by the coding sequence ATGCAACGACGACATTTCCTGGGCGCCGCCGGCGCCGCGGTGCTGGGCTCGATGGGCATGCACGCGGCGAGGGCCGCGGCGCCGGCCAAGGTGGTGGTGGTCGGCGGCGGCTACGGCGGCGCCACCGCCGCGCGCTACCTGCGCGAGTGGAGCGGCAACGCCATCGAAGTCACGCTGGTCGAACCCAATCCTGCGTTCATTTCCTGCCCGCTGTCCAACCTGGTGGTCGGCGGCAGCCGGCAGCTGGCCGACATCACGCTGTCGTACGACCAGCTGGTGCGCCGCCACGGCGTCAAGCTGGTGCGCGACACCGCCGCCGCCATCGATCCCGGCAAGCGCACGGTGCGGCTGGCCGGCGGCGGCACGCTGCCGTACGATCGCCTGCTGCTGTCGCCCGGCATCGAGCTGATGAGCGATGCGCTGCCCGGCCTGAAGCGGCCCGGCGGCGACCAGGTGCTGCACGCCTGGAAGGCCGGCCCGCAGACCCTGGCGCTGCGCCGCCAGCTCGAGGCGATGCCGGACGGCGGCACCTACGCCATCACCATCCCCTTGGCGCCGTACCGCTGCCCGCCCGGCCCGTATGAGCGGGCCTGCCAGGTGGCGCACTATTTCAAGCAGCACAAGCCGCGCAGCAAGGTGCTGATCCTGGACGCCAACCCGGACATCACCTCCAAGGCCGGCCTGTTCCGCAAGGTCTGGGCCGGGCAGTACGCCGGCATGGTCGAATACCGGCCGCAGTACGACACCGTCGATGTCGACCCGGCCACGCGCACGCTCAAGTTCGAGGTGCAGGACGATGTGCGCGCGGACGTGATCAACGTACTGCCGCCGCAGCGCGCGGGCGCGATCGCGGTGGCGACCGGGCTGGCCACGGCCAACACCAAGTGGTGCGATGTCGATTTCGTTACCTTTGAGTCGCGCGCGGCGCCCAACATCCATGTGATCGGAGATGCCATCCAGATCGCGCCGCTGATGCCCAAGTCCGGCCATATGGCCAACCAGCATGGCAAGGTGGCGGCCGCGGCGATCGTGGCGCTGCTGTCGGGCCGCGCGCCGGATCCGCAGCCGCTCTATAACAACACCTGCTACAGCTTCACCTCGGACCGCGAGGCGGTGCACGTGGCGAGCGTGCACCGCTACGATGCCGCACAGAAGACCATGCTGACCGTGCCGGGCTCGGGCGGGCTGTCGGACGCGCCCAATACGCTGGAGGGGGTGTACGCGCTGTCGTGGGCCAGGAGCATCTGGTCGGAAATGCTGGGATAA
- a CDS encoding c-type cytochrome has protein sequence MTTIPRPAGFVRLALLALALCGAQPALSADPTGQYVRINAAGCTSCHGPSGRAPEGSTIPSLAGRPQAELVAQMQAFRSGTRPATVMHQIARGYTDEQLAAIAAWFANVR, from the coding sequence ATGACAACCATCCCCCGGCCCGCTGGGTTCGTGCGGCTGGCACTGCTGGCCCTGGCGCTTTGCGGCGCCCAGCCCGCACTGTCGGCCGACCCCACCGGCCAGTACGTGCGCATCAATGCCGCAGGCTGCACCAGTTGCCACGGCCCGTCGGGCCGCGCGCCTGAAGGCAGCACCATCCCGTCGCTGGCAGGACGCCCGCAGGCCGAACTGGTGGCGCAGATGCAGGCGTTCCGTTCCGGAACCCGCCCGGCCACGGTGATGCACCAGATCGCCAGGGGCTACACCGACGAACAGCTCGCGGCGATCGCGGCGTGGTTCGCCAACGTGCGTTGA
- a CDS encoding BON domain-containing protein, which produces MTNLPTTPETRTSAAGAGRILRATLTAAAVLVSATQLAGCFPVIAGAVGTGVTMATDRRPAATQTVDRGLQMEAESTINSRYSGQARVNVTVFNRKVLLTGEASNDSVKQQVEQYVRGLQNARVVINELEVVNSPGFMTQSQDAYLTSKVKTLLMTADGVPSNSIKITTEKSVVYMLGVVTQQEGDRATDVARNASGVTKVVKAFDYVNDTERARLDAASTSQNPSYDGNVGTPAPVQSVPGVGGPVDAPASTPSQVTTSPVDSPAASPVALPPGRNLP; this is translated from the coding sequence ATGACCAACCTGCCTACTACGCCTGAAACCCGGACCAGCGCCGCCGGCGCCGGCCGTATCCTTCGCGCCACGCTGACCGCGGCGGCGGTGCTGGTTTCCGCCACCCAGCTGGCCGGCTGCTTCCCCGTGATCGCCGGCGCCGTTGGCACCGGCGTGACCATGGCCACCGACCGCCGTCCGGCCGCCACCCAGACCGTCGACCGCGGCCTGCAGATGGAAGCGGAGAGCACCATCAACTCGCGCTACAGTGGCCAGGCCCGCGTCAACGTGACCGTGTTCAACCGCAAGGTGCTTCTCACCGGCGAGGCCAGCAATGACAGCGTCAAGCAGCAGGTCGAGCAGTACGTGCGCGGCCTGCAGAATGCGCGCGTGGTGATCAACGAGCTCGAGGTGGTCAACTCGCCCGGCTTCATGACGCAGAGCCAGGACGCGTACCTGACCAGCAAGGTCAAGACGCTGCTGATGACCGCCGACGGCGTGCCGTCGAACTCGATCAAGATCACCACCGAGAAGAGCGTGGTCTATATGCTCGGCGTGGTAACCCAGCAGGAAGGCGATCGCGCCACCGACGTGGCGCGCAATGCCTCCGGCGTGACCAAGGTGGTCAAGGCGTTCGACTACGTCAATGACACCGAGCGCGCGCGCCTGGATGCGGCCTCGACCTCGCAGAACCCGTCTTACGATGGCAACGTCGGCACGCCGGCGCCGGTGCAGTCGGTGCCGGGCGTGGGCGGTCCGGTCGATGCGCCGGCCAGCACGCCCAGCCAGGTCACTACCAGCCCGGTAGATTCGCCGGCTGCCTCGCCGGTCGCCCTGCCGCCGGGCCGGAACCTGCCCTGA
- a CDS encoding phosphoheptose isomerase produces MSIESIQQQFLDSAETKRQAAAAMAPYIDAAVERMVGALTSGNKILACGNGGSAADAQHFAAELVGRFERERPGLAAIALTTDSSILTAIGNDYDFSKVFSKQVEALGVPGDILLAISTSGNSANVIAAIEAARQREMAVIALTGKGGGVIGGLLDEFDIHVCVPSERTARIQEVHLLTLHCLCDGIDEALLGEA; encoded by the coding sequence ATGAGTATTGAGAGTATCCAGCAACAATTCCTAGACAGCGCCGAGACCAAGCGACAGGCCGCGGCGGCAATGGCCCCCTATATCGACGCCGCCGTGGAACGCATGGTGGGCGCGCTGACCAGCGGCAACAAGATCCTGGCGTGCGGCAACGGCGGCTCGGCGGCCGATGCGCAGCATTTCGCCGCCGAGCTGGTCGGGCGCTTCGAGCGCGAGCGCCCGGGCCTGGCGGCGATCGCACTGACCACCGACAGCTCGATCCTGACCGCGATCGGCAACGACTATGACTTCAGCAAGGTGTTTTCCAAGCAGGTCGAGGCACTCGGCGTGCCCGGCGACATCCTGCTGGCGATTTCCACCTCGGGCAACTCGGCCAATGTGATCGCCGCGATCGAGGCGGCGCGCCAGCGCGAGATGGCCGTGATTGCGCTGACCGGCAAGGGCGGCGGCGTCATCGGCGGCCTGCTCGATGAATTCGATATCCACGTGTGCGTGCCGAGCGAGCGCACCGCGCGCATCCAGGAAGTGCACCTGCTGACGCTGCATTGCCTGTGCGACGGCATCGACGAGGCATTGCTCGGGGAAGCCTGA
- a CDS encoding YraN family protein, which yields MPSFKSTTQPSSAQARGMRAEDRALAHLRRQGLQPVVRNYRCKGGEIDLVMRAPDGTLVFVEVRQRSGRGFGGAAASVTPAKQRRVLLAAAHYLATLAQLPPCRFDVVALEPGRLEWLQHAFDLDAAPAGS from the coding sequence ATGCCATCATTCAAATCCACCACGCAGCCGAGCAGCGCGCAGGCGCGCGGTATGCGGGCGGAGGACCGGGCGCTGGCGCACCTGCGGCGCCAGGGCCTGCAGCCCGTGGTCCGCAATTATCGCTGCAAAGGCGGCGAGATCGACCTGGTGATGCGCGCGCCGGACGGCACGCTGGTGTTCGTGGAGGTGCGCCAGCGCAGCGGACGCGGTTTCGGCGGCGCCGCGGCCAGCGTCACGCCGGCCAAGCAGCGCCGCGTGCTGCTGGCCGCGGCTCACTACCTCGCCACGCTGGCGCAGCTGCCGCCGTGCCGATTCGACGTGGTGGCGCTGGAGCCAGGGCGCCTGGAGTGGCTGCAGCACGCGTTTGACCTTGACGCCGCGCCGGCTGGTTCATAA
- the rsmI gene encoding 16S rRNA (cytidine(1402)-2'-O)-methyltransferase, with the protein MSDWISLAASQSYPGGTLYVVATPIGNVADLSLRALHVLGLADAVACEDTRNTAQLLSRVGLQRPLVAVHEHNEREAAGRIAARLAAGERIAYVSDAGTPGISDPGARLVEAVRAAGHAVVPLPGPSAAVAALSVAGDMLDTGDGRFTFVGFLPSKPKARGEAIARLAALDHAWICYEAPHRIADTLAALAAGLPGERRVLVGRELTKLFEDIAVVTAAQAPAWLAADPNRAKGEFVLVVEGAGGDAAADGAPDAEAQRVLGLLLAELPAKRAAKLAAAITGASTNALYQLALAQRSGNSGD; encoded by the coding sequence ATGAGTGACTGGATCTCGCTGGCGGCCAGCCAGTCGTACCCGGGCGGCACGCTGTATGTCGTGGCCACGCCCATCGGCAATGTCGCGGACCTGTCGCTGCGGGCGCTGCATGTGCTCGGCCTGGCCGACGCGGTGGCCTGCGAAGACACCCGCAATACCGCCCAGCTGCTGTCGCGCGTGGGGCTGCAGCGGCCGCTGGTGGCCGTGCACGAGCACAACGAGCGCGAGGCTGCCGGCCGCATCGCCGCGCGGCTGGCCGCTGGCGAGCGTATCGCCTATGTCTCGGACGCCGGCACGCCGGGCATATCGGATCCGGGCGCAAGGCTGGTCGAGGCGGTGCGCGCCGCCGGGCACGCGGTGGTGCCGCTGCCCGGCCCCAGCGCGGCGGTGGCCGCGCTGTCGGTGGCGGGCGACATGCTCGATACCGGCGATGGCCGCTTCACCTTTGTCGGCTTCCTGCCGAGCAAGCCCAAGGCGCGCGGCGAGGCCATCGCACGGCTCGCCGCGCTCGACCACGCCTGGATCTGCTACGAGGCGCCGCACCGCATTGCCGACACGCTGGCCGCGCTCGCCGCCGGCCTGCCGGGCGAGCGCCGGGTGCTGGTCGGGCGCGAGCTGACCAAGCTGTTCGAGGACATCGCGGTGGTGACGGCGGCGCAGGCACCGGCATGGCTGGCGGCCGACCCGAACCGGGCCAAGGGTGAATTCGTGCTGGTGGTGGAAGGCGCCGGCGGCGACGCGGCCGCGGACGGGGCGCCCGATGCCGAGGCGCAGCGCGTGCTGGGGCTGTTGCTGGCGGAACTGCCGGCCAAGCGCGCCGCCAAGCTGGCGGCAGCGATCACCGGGGCGAGCACCAACGCGCTCTACCAGCTGGCACTGGCGCAACGTTCCGGCAATAGCGGGGACTGA
- a CDS encoding septal ring lytic transglycosylase RlpA family protein has product MLNLTALTKRWQRLAKLGTCTACALVLAACATPPGGDNADVADTSNAVPTRGAKNAGKAARNDADKSARASSEGGSWNLFGYDREEGRSGSSLDGLRADIGTFEQRGVASWYGKGFHGRKTANGERFDMRAMTAAHPSLPLDSWVLVRNLRNDKVAVLRINDRGPYHGNRVLDVSYGAARRLGFVERGAVNVEIRRLTRTEVAALGPQFDTGGTEAGDGSGDDDVSVPELANSLAPAKARKATKASGKPVKRKRR; this is encoded by the coding sequence ATGCTTAATTTGACCGCCCTCACCAAGCGCTGGCAACGGCTGGCCAAGCTCGGGACATGCACTGCATGCGCCCTGGTGCTGGCCGCTTGTGCCACGCCCCCCGGGGGCGACAATGCGGACGTCGCCGATACGTCGAACGCGGTGCCCACGCGCGGCGCGAAGAACGCCGGCAAGGCCGCCCGCAACGACGCGGACAAGAGCGCCCGCGCATCGTCCGAAGGCGGTAGCTGGAACCTGTTCGGCTACGACCGGGAAGAAGGGCGCAGCGGCAGCTCGCTCGACGGCCTGCGCGCGGACATCGGCACGTTCGAGCAGCGCGGCGTCGCTTCGTGGTACGGCAAGGGCTTCCACGGCCGCAAGACCGCCAATGGCGAGCGCTTCGACATGCGCGCCATGACCGCCGCGCATCCGTCGCTGCCGCTCGACAGCTGGGTGCTGGTGCGCAACCTGCGCAACGACAAGGTTGCGGTGCTGCGCATCAACGACCGCGGTCCGTACCACGGCAACCGCGTGCTGGACGTCTCCTACGGCGCCGCGCGCCGGCTTGGCTTCGTCGAGCGCGGCGCCGTCAACGTCGAAATCCGCCGCCTGACGCGCACCGAAGTCGCGGCGCTGGGCCCGCAGTTCGATACCGGCGGCACTGAAGCCGGCGATGGCAGTGGCGACGACGATGTCTCCGTGCCCGAACTCGCCAACTCGCTGGCGCCCGCCAAGGCGCGCAAGGCAACCAAGGCCAGCGGCAAGCCGGTCAAGCGCAAGCGCCGCTGA
- a CDS encoding MBL fold metallo-hydrolase: MKVLLIPVTPFQQNCSLLIDESTGTAAVCDPGGDLERVREAVREQGVTLQKIFLTHGHVDHCAGAAALAREFGIPIEGPQQDERFWIEQLPEQTRRFGFGHAESFEPDRWLENGDTVQFGNETLEVYHCPGHTPGHVVFFSRANKLAVVGDVLFAGSIGRTDFPRGNHADLIRSIRTRLWPLGEDVTFVPGHGPVSTFGEERRNNPFVADHLIDVG, encoded by the coding sequence ATGAAAGTCCTCCTTATCCCGGTCACCCCTTTCCAGCAGAACTGCTCGCTGCTGATCGACGAAAGCACCGGCACAGCCGCCGTCTGCGACCCGGGCGGCGACCTCGAACGCGTCCGCGAAGCGGTCCGGGAGCAAGGGGTCACGCTGCAGAAGATCTTCCTGACGCACGGCCACGTCGACCACTGCGCCGGCGCCGCGGCGCTGGCGCGCGAATTCGGCATTCCCATCGAAGGGCCGCAGCAGGATGAACGCTTCTGGATCGAGCAACTGCCCGAGCAGACGCGGCGCTTCGGCTTCGGCCATGCCGAAAGCTTCGAGCCGGACCGCTGGCTTGAAAACGGCGACACCGTGCAGTTCGGCAATGAAACGCTGGAGGTCTACCACTGTCCGGGCCACACGCCCGGCCACGTGGTGTTCTTCTCGCGCGCCAACAAGCTCGCGGTGGTGGGCGACGTGCTGTTCGCCGGCTCGATCGGCCGCACCGATTTCCCGCGCGGCAACCATGCCGACCTGATCCGCTCGATCCGCACGCGGCTATGGCCGCTGGGCGAGGATGTGACCTTCGTTCCCGGCCACGGCCCGGTTTCGACCTTCGGCGAGGAGCGCCGCAACAACCCCTTCGTGGCCGACCACCTGATCGACGTGGGCTGA
- a CDS encoding exonuclease: MAKRQLPDTRPEIYVSTDVEADGPIPGPHSMLSFASAAMLADKSVIGTFSANLETLPGAAGHPVQMQWWQTQPEAWSACRRDLQRPEDAMVRYVEWVESLPGKPVFVAFPAGFDFTWMFWYMMRFAGRSPFGWAALDIKTLGFALTGRPYRKTVKAAFPAEWMDPLPHTHVALDDALEQGALFCNMLATLREREAALASLAPAVDNEASESSQADPEP; encoded by the coding sequence ATGGCCAAGCGACAGCTGCCAGACACCCGGCCGGAAATCTACGTCAGCACCGACGTCGAGGCCGACGGCCCGATTCCGGGCCCGCATTCGATGCTGTCGTTCGCGTCCGCGGCCATGCTGGCGGACAAGTCCGTGATCGGCACGTTCTCGGCGAACCTGGAGACGCTCCCTGGCGCGGCCGGCCACCCCGTGCAGATGCAGTGGTGGCAAACCCAGCCTGAGGCCTGGAGCGCCTGCCGGCGCGACCTGCAGCGCCCGGAAGATGCGATGGTGCGCTATGTGGAGTGGGTCGAGAGCCTGCCGGGCAAGCCGGTCTTCGTGGCCTTCCCGGCCGGCTTCGATTTCACCTGGATGTTCTGGTACATGATGCGCTTTGCCGGGCGCTCGCCGTTCGGCTGGGCCGCGCTGGACATCAAGACCCTGGGCTTTGCGCTGACCGGGCGGCCTTATCGCAAGACCGTGAAAGCGGCGTTCCCGGCGGAATGGATGGATCCGCTGCCCCACACCCACGTGGCGCTGGACGATGCGCTGGAACAAGGCGCGCTGTTCTGCAACATGCTGGCAACGCTGCGCGAACGGGAAGCGGCACTGGCAAGCCTGGCGCCGGCTGTGGACAACGAGGCAAGCGAGTCCTCACAAGCTGATCCAGAGCCCTGA
- the arsC gene encoding arsenate reductase (glutaredoxin) (This arsenate reductase requires both glutathione and glutaredoxin to convert arsenate to arsenite, after which the efflux transporter formed by ArsA and ArsB can extrude the arsenite from the cell, providing resistance.) — protein MITIYHNPRCSKSRETLAMVEEAAGRLGEPVEIVEYLKNPPSVATLRQLNTMLGVPVREMIRDNEAPYAELGLADPGLTDAELLAAVADNPILLQRPVVVRNRRAAIGRPPENVAPLLA, from the coding sequence ATGATCACGATCTACCACAACCCCCGCTGCTCCAAGTCGCGCGAGACGCTTGCCATGGTCGAGGAAGCCGCCGGGCGCCTGGGCGAGCCGGTGGAAATCGTCGAGTACCTGAAGAACCCGCCATCGGTGGCGACGCTGCGCCAGCTCAACACCATGCTGGGCGTGCCGGTGCGCGAGATGATCCGCGACAACGAGGCGCCGTACGCGGAGCTGGGCCTGGCCGACCCGGGCCTGACCGATGCCGAGCTGCTGGCCGCCGTGGCCGATAACCCGATCCTGCTGCAGCGCCCGGTGGTCGTTCGCAACCGCCGCGCCGCGATCGGCCGCCCGCCCGAGAACGTGGCGCCGCTGCTGGCCTGA
- a CDS encoding M20/M25/M40 family metallo-hydrolase yields the protein MTARDSMNPIETTLTQFIDQHRPQQEAFLAELVKVPSDNPAGDCDAHGKRAKELLEGLGFTVEAHKVPDAQVKAAGMISATNLIVRKQFGTGGPVIAMNAHGDVVPPGLGWTKDPYGGEIADSEHGPVMYGRGVAVSKSDFATYTYAVLALMEAEKQGAKINGAVELQFTYDEETGGDIGPKFLLDNNLSKADYAISAGFSYGITSSHNGCLHVEVTVKGKQGHAAMPHTGVDAIEAATHILQAIYGLRAELATRKSKVPGIDTATLNVGLIKGGINTNVVPDLVTFRVDRRMIPEEIGFDAEGEIRAVVEKAARDRPGIEVKVERIILAEPLSELPGVEKLIGALKSRAESVFGVEIPVQGVPLYTDARHYTKRGIPTVLYGAGPRTLMEARGHNSDENLRLNDLNRATKVVALALSDLMK from the coding sequence ATGACCGCACGAGACAGTATGAATCCCATCGAAACCACGCTGACGCAGTTCATCGACCAGCACCGCCCGCAGCAGGAAGCCTTCCTGGCCGAGCTGGTCAAGGTGCCTTCGGACAACCCGGCCGGCGATTGCGATGCCCACGGCAAGCGCGCCAAGGAACTGCTGGAGGGCCTGGGCTTCACGGTGGAGGCGCACAAGGTGCCTGACGCGCAGGTGAAGGCCGCCGGCATGATCAGCGCCACCAACCTGATCGTGCGCAAGCAGTTCGGCACGGGCGGCCCGGTCATCGCCATGAACGCCCACGGCGACGTGGTGCCTCCAGGCCTGGGCTGGACCAAGGACCCGTACGGCGGCGAGATTGCCGACAGCGAGCACGGCCCGGTCATGTACGGCCGCGGCGTGGCCGTGTCCAAGTCTGACTTCGCCACCTACACCTACGCCGTGCTGGCGCTGATGGAGGCCGAGAAGCAGGGCGCCAAGATCAACGGCGCGGTCGAGCTGCAGTTCACCTATGACGAGGAAACCGGCGGCGATATCGGTCCCAAGTTCCTGCTCGACAACAACCTGAGCAAGGCCGACTACGCCATCTCTGCCGGTTTCTCGTACGGCATCACCTCGTCGCACAACGGCTGCCTGCACGTCGAAGTGACGGTCAAGGGCAAGCAGGGCCACGCCGCCATGCCGCACACCGGCGTCGACGCAATCGAGGCCGCCACCCATATCCTGCAGGCCATCTACGGCCTGCGCGCCGAACTGGCCACGCGCAAGTCGAAGGTGCCTGGCATCGACACCGCCACGCTGAACGTCGGCCTGATCAAGGGCGGCATCAACACCAACGTGGTGCCGGACCTGGTGACCTTCCGCGTCGACCGCCGCATGATCCCGGAGGAAATCGGCTTCGACGCCGAAGGCGAGATCCGTGCCGTGGTCGAGAAGGCCGCCAGGGACCGCCCGGGCATCGAAGTGAAGGTCGAGCGCATCATCCTGGCCGAGCCGCTGTCGGAACTGCCGGGCGTGGAAAAGCTGATCGGCGCGCTGAAGAGCCGTGCCGAGTCGGTGTTCGGCGTGGAAATCCCGGTGCAGGGCGTGCCGCTCTACACCGACGCCCGCCACTACACCAAGCGCGGCATCCCGACCGTGCTGTACGGTGCCGGCCCGCGTACCCTGATGGAAGCGCGCGGCCATAACTCGGACGAGAACCTGCGCCTGAACGACCTGAACCGCGCGACCAAGGTGGTGGCGCTGGCGTTGTCGGATCTGATGAAGTAA
- a CDS encoding allantoate amidohydrolase, which produces MAANPSSATPAAAEVGTRIMAWADALAVHTEQPGMLTRTYLTEAHHGAAAQLTEWMQQAGMTVRRDAAGNVIGRYEGTTPGAPALLTGSHFDTVRDAGRYDGNLGVILPIACVAEWNRQGKRFPFALEVVGFAEEEGVRFKATLLGSRAIAGTFDTKVLDNVDDSGKTMREVMREAGFDAAGLPAAKHDRSKVAAFIEVHIEQGPVLLNEGLPVGVVTAISGATRFIVELEGLAGHAGTVPMDMRRDAAMAGAEIGLFIEKRCGGKPGLVGTVGQFNVPNGATNVVPGHAVFSIDIRSGIDAEREAAVNDVLAEIERVCARRNVRAQVRKTHEANSVPCAPWLQEQWAAAIARQGVPVRHLPSGAGHDSMAIAAIADVAMLFVRCGNGGISHHPTETMTAEDAALSARVFSDFVEHFRLQQ; this is translated from the coding sequence ATGGCAGCAAATCCGTCGTCGGCCACGCCGGCAGCCGCAGAGGTAGGCACGCGCATCATGGCCTGGGCCGATGCACTGGCCGTTCACACCGAGCAACCCGGCATGCTCACCCGCACCTACCTGACCGAGGCCCACCACGGCGCCGCCGCCCAGCTGACCGAATGGATGCAGCAGGCCGGCATGACGGTGCGGCGCGATGCCGCCGGCAACGTGATCGGCCGCTACGAGGGCACCACGCCCGGCGCGCCGGCGCTGCTGACCGGCTCCCACTTCGACACCGTGCGCGACGCCGGCCGCTATGACGGCAACCTCGGCGTGATCCTGCCGATCGCCTGCGTGGCCGAGTGGAACCGCCAGGGCAAGCGCTTCCCGTTCGCGCTCGAGGTGGTTGGCTTTGCCGAGGAAGAGGGCGTGCGCTTCAAGGCCACGCTGCTGGGCAGCCGCGCCATCGCCGGCACCTTCGACACCAAGGTGCTGGACAACGTCGACGACAGCGGCAAGACCATGCGCGAAGTGATGCGCGAGGCTGGCTTCGACGCGGCCGGCCTGCCTGCCGCAAAGCATGACCGCAGCAAGGTCGCCGCCTTCATCGAGGTGCATATCGAGCAGGGTCCGGTGCTGCTGAACGAGGGCCTGCCGGTCGGCGTGGTCACCGCGATCTCCGGCGCCACGCGCTTTATCGTCGAGCTGGAAGGCCTGGCCGGCCACGCCGGCACGGTGCCGATGGACATGCGCCGCGATGCCGCCATGGCCGGTGCCGAAATCGGCCTGTTCATCGAGAAGCGCTGCGGCGGCAAGCCGGGCCTGGTCGGCACCGTCGGCCAGTTCAACGTGCCCAATGGCGCCACCAACGTGGTGCCGGGCCATGCGGTGTTCTCCATCGACATTCGCTCGGGCATCGACGCCGAGCGCGAGGCCGCCGTCAACGACGTGCTGGCCGAGATCGAGCGCGTGTGCGCGCGCCGCAATGTACGCGCGCAGGTGCGCAAGACCCACGAGGCGAACAGCGTGCCGTGCGCCCCGTGGCTGCAAGAGCAATGGGCCGCCGCCATCGCCCGCCAGGGCGTGCCGGTGCGCCATCTGCCGTCCGGTGCCGGCCATGACTCCATGGCCATCGCCGCCATCGCCGATGTCGCCATGCTGTTCGTGCGCTGCGGCAACGGCGGCATCAGCCACCATCCCACCGAAACCATGACCGCCGAGGATGCAGCACTGTCCGCGCGCGTGTTCAGCGATTTCGTCGAGCATTTCCGGCTGCAGCAGTAA